A section of the Brachyhypopomus gauderio isolate BG-103 unplaced genomic scaffold, BGAUD_0.2 sc500, whole genome shotgun sequence genome encodes:
- the mycn gene encoding N-myc protein → MCGCAARVIKTRRASQHHFVALKRRMPAVIKNSDMEFDSLQPCFYPDEDDFYFCGPDAAPPGEDIWKKFELLPTPPLSPSRAAGVDQHTGPGDCALVGFGLGDPLDWASELLLLPEDDIWGASDGDLFGSALDTTDNSIILQDCMWSGFSAREKLERVVNEKLGKAICTGAASGVKSSAAKAPEPNRSMSECVDPTVVFPFPVNKRNASSGPSASPCRSIPPTARTEDDSPSDSDDDDDDVDDEDEDDEDDEEEEEEEIDVVTVEKRRCTTSKALGGVGSTGHAPHAGPRPGFGASRAPQELILKRSAAASIHQQQHNYAAPTPCPAPPSPPTAPPSKKPRSESGTNPARPARSHGHAHSPCSPTGSAPHRLRRSDSGSPRTSDSEDSERRRNHNILERQRRNDLRSSFLTLRDHVPELARNDKAAKVLILKKAAEYVTSLEAQELRLRQEKDRLQNRRQQLLRRLEQVRTR, encoded by the exons ATGTGCGGTTGTGCAGCGCGTGTGATAAAGACCAGACGAGCCTCGCAGCACCAC ttTGTTGCTCTGAAGAGGAGAATGCCAGCTGTGATCAAAAACTCCGACATGGAGTTCGACTCCTTACAGCCGTGTTTCTACCCAGACGAGGATGACTTCTACTTCTGCGGACCGGACGCGGCTCCGCCGGGCGAAGACATCTGGAAGAAATTCGAGCTGCTGCCCACCCCTCCTCTGTCCCCGAGCCGGGCGGCTGGAGTGGACCAGCACACCGGGCCCGGGGACTGTGCGCTAGTGGGCTTTGGATTAGGAGACCCGCTGGACTGGGCGTCCGAGCTGCTGCTCCTCCCGGAGGACGACATTTGGGGCGCGTCCGACGGGGACCTGTTCGGTTCGGCTCTGGATACTACGGACAACTCCATCATCCTCCAGGACTGCATGTGGAGCGGGTTCTCCGCGCGGGAGAAGTTGGAGCGGGTGGTTAACGAGAAGCTGGGCAAAGCCATCTGCACCGGTGCCGCTTCTGGAGTTAAAAGCAGCGCGGCGAAGGCGCCGGAACCGAACCGCTCCATGTCGGAGTGCGTGGACCCTACAGTCGTGTTTCCCTTCCCCGTTAACAAAAGAAACGCGAGCAGCGGGCCGAGTGCGAGCCCGTGCCGGTCCATACCCCCCACCGCCCGGACCGAGGACGACTCGCCCAGCGACtccg atgatgatgacgacgacGTGGATGACGAAGACgaggatgatgaggatgatgaagaggaggaggaggaggagattgATGTTGTGACCGTGGAGAAGAGGCGATGCACCACCAGCAAGGCTCTCGGCGGCGTGGGATCGACTGGCCACGCCCCCCACGCCGGGCCACGCCCAGGTTTTGGAGCGAGCAGAGCACCGCAGGAGCTCATCCTGAAACGCTCGGCGGCCGCCTCCATCCACCAGCAGCAGCACAACTACGCCGCCCccaccccctgccccgcccccccgtcCCCGCCCACGGCCCCGCCCAGCAAGAAGCCCCGGTCGGAGAGCGGCACGAACCCGGCCCGCCCGGCCAGGTCccacggccacgcccactcGCCGTGCTCCCccacaggctccgccccccatcGACTGAGGCGTAGCGACAGCGGGAGCCCTCGCACCTCCGACTCTGAAGACAGCGAGCGGAGACGAAACCACAACATCCTGGAGAGACAGCGGCGCAACGACCTGCGCTCCAGCTTCCTGACGCTGCGGGACCACGTGCCCGAGCTGGCCCGCAACGACAAGGCCGCCAAGGTCCTGATCCTGAAGAAGGCCGCCGAGTACGTCACCTCGCTGGAGGCCCAGGAGCTCCGCCTCCGACAGGAGAAGGACCGCCTCCAGAACCGGCGACAGCAGCTCCTTCGCCGACTGGAGCAGGTCAGGACTCGCTGA